A single region of the Corticium candelabrum chromosome 15, ooCorCand1.1, whole genome shotgun sequence genome encodes:
- the LOC134191058 gene encoding gamma-butyrobetaine dioxygenase-like, which yields MWRQLCRSSVRLLRFSWPTRSLGSSGAKDSRLASVQLQNKDVAMRWNNDRVTFLPYIFLRDNCQEPESFDQAAKQRVFNPAFVIDLNIKAKHVDMSKDGMQLCVTWPDGHRSRYSSVWLMEHSQGLPPETPKLPVEKRYWKRDHSVARFNFKEIINDDNDTPLSEFLLQMESHGLVLVDNVGTESNQIKQFCNRIAYPKPCVQGRDVTQVHTKLDDVSPYLNMEMPLCTSLPFYNYTPGVQALHCIQQLSGKVRFCDGFRIAEEIRETNPSFFQLLTQYPVHYVDSGNDFMDYDIESWHVPIGLNSSCTVEEIHFNNQARGSQYVSSLSSRLQEWYEAYYTFSSLTVSPQFLVELCLEPGQMVVFDNLRVLHGMPQGCLEMAYLDWDEMRSRARVIMG from the exons ATGTGGAGACAACTTTGTAGGTCATCTGTACGTTTACTGCGCTTTTCTTGGCCCACCAGAAGCCTCGGATCTAGTGGTGCTAAAGACAGCAGACTAGCTTCAGTGCAACTACAAAACAAAGATGTAGCTATGCGATGGAATAACGACCGAGTGACCTTCCTGCCTTATATCTTTTTACGCGACAATTGCCAAGAACCCGAATCGTTTGACCAGGCAGCAAAACAACGTGTTTTCAACCCCGCATTTGTCATAGACCTCAACATCAAAGCCAAACATGTTGACATGAGCAAAGACGGAATGCAGCTTTGCGTTACATGGCCAGATGGACATCGCAGTAGATACTCTTCTGTATGGTTAATGGAGCATAGCCAAGGTTTGCCTCCTGAAACGCCTAAACTTCCAGTGGAAAAGAGATATTGGAAGAGGGATCATAGTGTAGCAAGATTTAACTTTAAGGAAATAAtcaatgatgataatgatacTCCTTTGTCAGAATTTCTGCTTCAGATGGAGTCACACGGCCTCGTGTTGGTCGACAATGTTGGAACTGAATCGAATCAAATCAAACAGTTCTGTAATCGAATTGCTTACCCAAAACCATGTGTTCAAGG GCGGGATgtcacacaagtacacacgaAACTCGATGACGTCTCACCTTATTTAAATATGGAAATGCCTCTCTGCACTTCTCTTCCATTCTACAATTACACCCCTGGG GTTCAAGCTCTCCATTGTATTCAGCAGCTGTCTGGCAAAGTTCGTTTCTGTGATGGCTTCAGGATTGCTGAAGAAATACGAGAGACAAATCCATCTTTCTTCCAACTGCTTACTCAGTATCCTGTTCATTATGTAGACTCTGGGAACGACTTTATGGATTATGACATTGAGTCATGGCATGTGCCTATAGG TCTAAACAGCTCTTGTACTGTGGAGGAAATACACTTTAACAACCAGGCTCGTGGCTCGCAGTATGTGTCATCTCTGAGTAGCAGACTGCAGGAGTGGTATGAGGCATACTACACGTTCTCATCTCTTACAGTTAGTCCACAGTTTCTAGTTGAGCTGTGCTTGGAGCCGGGTCAGATGGTTGTGTTTGATAATCTTCGAGTTCTCCATGGTATGCCACAGGGATGTCTGGAAATGGCTTATCTTGATTGGGATGAGATGAGATCGAGAGCCAGAGTTATCATGGGCTAA
- the LOC134191097 gene encoding gamma-butyrobetaine dioxygenase-like, protein MALLRSTILQRGRTMLTAFYRRLGSNYKDPGRISCVDMTDSGLLIQLNVNGSEKTHKLPYVYLRDNSQNPDLLTHSRQDRHLFDANIQATNVQTSDHGQQLIITWPDERVSYYPLSWLLQHLSGSSTISGRLPVERELWTNNSFESTLMKYDFDDLMSSDSRLLDCLIKLESCGIILVENAGLEPRRALSLSDRIAYPKPVVYGYDVMKLEVKPNASSLAYTNVQIPLHTDMPYCEYVPGILFLHCIHQVKGDGGRTMCSDGFHVAEELRIRSPSAFEMLSRYPIQFGDAADDYVGHNIDAMQKPIRLDCMGDIVAIRHNNGVRGSRFPSELMDRLYDWYDAYYKFSHLMYDPKYLVEFKLQPGQIAMFDNTRILHGRSRFDLGEGVYRYLEEVYLDWDEARSKARVIMGKNN, encoded by the exons ATGGCTCTTCTAAGATCAACAATATTGCAACGAGGTCGTACAATGCTGACTGCTTTTTATCGTCGTTTGGGGTCAAATTATAAGGATCCTGGTAGGATCTCTTGTGTGGACATGACCGACAGTGGTCTGCTGATCCAGTTGAACGTGAATGGGTCTGAAAAAACGCACAAGTTGCCGTATGTTTACTTACGCGACAACAGTCAGAATCCTGACTTACTGACTCATTCTCGTCAAGATCGTCATCTGTTTGATGCTAATATTCAGGCAACGAATGTACAGACCAGTGATCATGGACAACAGTTGATTATAACTTGGCCAGACGAACGTGTGTCGTACTATCCGTTGAGTTGGTTATTGCAGCATCTTTCGGGAAGTAGCACGATCTCTGGTCGTTTGCCAGTGGAACGTGAGTTGTGGACCAACAACTCATTCGA GTCAACTTTGATGAAGTATGACTTTGATGATTTGATGTCAAGTGACTCTAGGCTACTGGACTGTCTGATAAAGTTGGAGTCGTGCGGGATTATACTAGTTGAAAACGCTGGTTTGGAGCCAAGACGTGCATTGTCTCTCTCTGATCGAATTGCATACCCAAAACCGGTGGTTTATGG GTATGATGTGATGAAATTAGAAGTGAAACCAAATGCCAGTAGTTTAGCCTACACAAATGTTCAGATTCCTTTACACACTGACATGCCTTACTGTGAATATGTTCCTGGG ATTCTGTTTCTTCACTGCATTCATCAGGTGAAAGGTGACGGCGGACGAACCATGTGCAGTGATGGATTTCATGTTGCTGAGGAGTTGAGGATAAGAAGTCCAAGTGCTTTTGAGATGCTCAGTCGCTATCCAATACAATTTGGAGATGCCGCAGATGATTATGTTGGGCACAACATAGATGCaatgcagaagcctatccg TCTTGATTGTATGGGTGACATCGTTGCTATTCGTCACAACAATGGAGTTCGTGGTTCTCGTTTTCCCAGTGaactgatggacagactgtATGATTGGTATGATGCCTACTACAAGTTCTCACACCTCATGTATGATCCCAAATATCTTGTGGAGTTCAAATTGCAACCTGGCCAGATAGCCATGTTTGATAACACACGAATTTTACACGGACGATCCAGATTTGATTTGGGGGAAGGTGTGTATCGTTACTTAGAAGAAGTCTATCTAGATTGGGATGAAGCTCGATCTAAAGCCAGGGTCATCATGGGCAAGAATAACTGA
- the LOC134191469 gene encoding uncharacterized protein LOC134191469, giving the protein MWIRLVLVVLWIISTFRAFSNYGESERRQLGRLLGIEETKPFLIGIPLNLLFIGFHHENLGKFRLSQKSLRTWFEHIEDRVAYTTIDSRTRRVRETSDSVFYDFQIRVVEIDKLVDAALEAALKTFMRRESMTNTTYYQVDADRMASVFESLFHAIGLTDSYSFVVAHPDVSFLKSRKPYGYRTGFSAEEIAFLHNQHTKDKLKLNWSEKEKENFPADHDPDHEAEPIRKHERKPAASVEFVDKKKVSEKWASDFLIQNHELIKQREKSLKISDEQCDIPETIVLKDELDRLLQKSDSKHEGDHDHARGHRINMEVMNNASVLSRHIIRSGSKDDRKYLQQVLELGSEVVHPNCLVDAWIGRGRYAWVDLSAGPFVWGSKQAKFGDQVRGIQSFPRVDEKQEGDGLKTTKENISHSESLIKLKEMTGMFDNEDEMEVLLISWERYCRYYSIQAKKKKKAQATDIHFEPIMCKYLSKRLQAIGGLEDDFGVLDMQQFAIDGVDPDITQTTDVDGFLSHLGYVISSGIRHIITPPSLTSRQPQKSFAEVKHVMVYALYNHDLYDPLDTNAGGLDSILLKQEINKFRVTDTPIEVSVWPLPLSSHPVLAYAFAYAQKASAIYQGATWSTVNYIDSSLLEDEVHKWLNANAMPSSSDATSISVMLFSVARDSPLLIDKFYQSVALTDMVLGIQNSQTNWESSVVCNDKPMKVNLRNPTKALLSAIVTHLSGIGYLHVAYPKGDQTSTSNWLWSVGDSPFSDTSMSGHFSALQRDSVHRSAVASAIDSASKKQKAGLDILYSLPDITMLSGDFLWQLVRRIYPNIGRQLGKAVSKASHLEWYSAMQAAKNATNVAGKFYDACRIVADRAKKNTCQKEEGVFGAAHRLAISQWPSLLIWSVPVFLVLCFVLWWITYCLKKFPKHSQRL; this is encoded by the exons ATGTGGATTAGGCTTGTATTAGTCGTTCTGTGGATTATCTCAACATTTCGAGCCTTCAGCAACTACGGAGAGTCAGAGAGAAGGCAACTAGGTCGTTTACTGGGCATAGAGGAAACAAAACCTTTTCTTATCGGAATTCCTCTCAATTTGCTCTTCATTGGATTTCATCACGAAAATTTGGGCAAATTCCGATTGTCACAAAAGTCCCTTAGGACGTGGTTCGAACATATAGAAGACCGCGTTGCGTACACGACTATTGATTCGAGAACAAGAAGAGTGAGAGAGACTTCAGACAGTGTGTTTTATGACTTTCAGATTCGTGTCGTGGAGATTGACAAATTGGTGGATGCAGCTTTGGAAGCAGCACTGAAGACTTTTATGAGAAGAGAAAGCATGACAAATACGACGTATTATCAGGTGGATGCTGATAGAATGGCTTCTGTATTCGAGAGTCTATTTCATGCTATCGGTCTTACTGACTCGTATTCATTTGTTGTGGCACATCCAG ATGTATCATTTCTCAAATCTAGAAAACCATACGGTTACAG AACTGGTTTTTCTGCTGAGGAAATTGCGTTTTTGCATAATCAGcacacaaaagacaaactgaAGTTAAATTGGtcagagaaagagaaagagaattTTCCTGCTGATCATGATCCAGACCATGAAGCGGAACCTATTAGAAAACACGAGAGAAA ACCAGCTGCTTCTGTTGAATTTGTTGACAAAAAGAAAGTGTCAGAGAAATGGGCTAGTGATTTCCTGATTCAAAATCATGAGCTGATCAAACAGCGTGAAAAAAGTCTCAAGATTAG TGATGAGCAGTGTGATATACCTGAAACAATAGTCCTTAAAGATGAGTTGGACAGATTGTTACAGAAAAGTGATAGCAAGCATGAGGGAGATCATGACCATGCACGAGGTCACCGCATCAACATGGAAGTGATGAATAATGCATCTGTG CTGTCTAGACACATTATCAGATCAGGCTCAAAAGATGACAGAAAGTACTTGCAGCAAGTATTGGAACTGG GTTCAGAAGTAGTACATCCTAACTGCTTGGTCGATGCATGGATAGGCAGAGGAAG GTATGCATGGGTTGATTTGAGTGCTGGACCATTTGTATGGGGTTCTAAGCAAGCTAAGTTCGGTGATCAAGTGAGAGGTATACAGTCATTTCCAAGAGTTGATGAGAAACAAGAAGGAGATGGTTTAAAAACTACCAAAGAGAATATTTCTCATTCTGAATCACTTATTAAACTGAAGGAAATGACTGGCATGTTTGACAATGAAGATGAAATGGAGGTTTTGTTGATTTCATGGGAGAGATACTGTCGGTACTATAGTATCCAAGCCAAGAAGAAAAAAAAGGCTCAAGCTACTGACATccattttgagccaatcatGTGTAAGTATCTGTCTAAGCGATTGCAAGCAATTGGTGGACTTGAAGATGACTTTGGTGTACTTGATATGCAACAGTTTGCAATAGATGGAGTTGATCCTGAtatcacacaaacaacaga TGTTGATGGGTTTCTGTCTCATCTTGGGTATGTGATTTCGAGTGGAATACGTCACATCATTACACCTCCATCACTTACCAGTCGTCAACCTCAaaa GTCCTTTGCTGAAGTGAAGCATGTCATGGTGTATGCTTTATATAACCATGATTTGTATGACCCACTGGACACCAATGCTGGAGGCTTAGATTCAATCCTTCTTAAAcaagaaatcaataaattccGAGTGACAGATACTCCCATTGA GGTTAGTGTGTGGCCTCTACCATTGAGTAGTCATCCAGTCCTTGCCTATGCATTTGCGTATGCACAAAAGGCATCAGCAATTTATCAAGGAGCTACATGGTCAACTGTGAATTACATTGACTCATCACTGTTGGAAGATGAA GTGCACAAATGGTTGAATGCAAATgccatgccatcatcatcggATGCTACATCA ATCAGTGTTATGTTGTTCTCAGTTGCAAGAGACTCACCTCTTTTGATAGACAAGTTCTACCAATCTGTAGCATTGACAGATATGGTGTTGGGCATTCAAAACTCTCAAACAAAT TGGGAGAGTTCTGTGGTCTGTAATGACAAACCAATGAAAGTAAATCTTCGAAACCCAACAAAAGCGCTTTTGTCTGCTATTGTTACTCATTTATCAGGGATTGGATATCTTCATGTTGCTTATCCCAAG GGTGACCAGACATCAACTAGCAACTGGCTATGGTCAGTTGGTGATTCTCCCTTTTCAGACACGAGCATGTCAGGTCATTTTTCAGCATTACAGAGAGACTCGGTGCATCGCAGTGCTGTTGCATCAGCCATTGAT AGTGCATCAAAGAAACAGAAGGCTGGGCTAGATATTTTGTATTCACTACCTGATATTACTATGTTGTCTGGAG ATTTCTTGTGGCAATTAGTTCGACGTATATACCCCAATATAGGCAGACAACTTGGTAAAGCGGTGTCTAAG GCTAGTCACTTAGAGTGGTACTCAGCAATGCAAGCAGCGAAGAATGCCACAAATGTGGCAGGGAAATTCTACGATGCTTGCAGAATCGTCGCAGATCGAGCGAAGAAAAATACTTGCCAGAAAG AAGAGGGTGTCTTTGGTGCTGCTCATCGATTAGCCATCTCACAGTGGCCTTCTCTTCTGATCTGGTCTGTTCCAGTTTTTCTCGTACTCTGCTTTGTCTTATGGTGGATTACCTATTGCTTGAAAAAATTCCCTAAGCATTCTCAGAGGTTGTAG
- the LOC134191470 gene encoding uncharacterized protein LOC134191470 isoform X1 yields the protein MKFCSRQPSIGMRDLQMARATPSEIRWKVIILWKLFNYTVPQTCKTLGLTRASVYNFRKLYNDTGRVDVNAVRRGRMPKLNEAEATALVEHMKEDPSQHSTDFQDWFFRKFGKKLSKSTIGRYLHTNGYRKGKQRKRWVQVDVSKNESKTDFLKDVAKPDFKGCFENVVNINNVITDMAPAASDASDESGSSSSSQGTTPLQDQSYHPHTFNFENAQSPMNDESMSLDTTMATTALQHLLQHNPLSSLSTTSALTVKLELKDGKADFAKYFDDFVAATCSSSGLTSTFSGIGHQTEHPVRP from the exons ATGAAATTCTGCTCGAGGCAGCCATCAATTGGAATGCGAGACCTCCAG ATGGCTCGTGCAACTCCTAGTGAAATACGCTGGAAAGTCATCATTCTTTGGAAGTTGTTCAACTACACCGTTCCTCAGACCTGTAAAACGTTGGGCCTGACAAGAGCGTCTGTCTACAATTTTCGCAAACTGTACAACGACACCGGCCGGGTGGACGTCAATGCAGTTCGACGGGGCCGCATGCCTAAACTGAACGAAGCAGAGGCAACCGCTCTTGTCGAGCACATGAAAGAAGATCCCAGCCAACACTCGACCGACTTCCAGGACTGGTTCTTCCGCAAATTTGGAAAGAAACTGTCCAAATCCACAATCGGACGCTATTTGCACACAAACGGCTACCGCAAGGGAAAGCAGCGCAAACGGTGGGTGCAAGTGGACGTGAGCAAGAACGAAAGCAAGACCGACTTCCTCAAAGATGTTGCCAAACCAGACTTTAAAGGTTGTTTTGAGAACGTCGTAAACATAAACAATGTTATTACAGACATGGCACCTGCTGCTTCTGATGCCAGTGATGAGTCAggtagcagcagtagcagtcAAGGTACCACTCCCTTGCAAGACCAATCGTATCATCCACACACTTTTAACTTCGAGAATGCCCAATCACCAATGAATGATGAGAGCATGTCACTGGACACGACAATGGCTACGACTGCCCTGCAACATTTGTTACAACACAATCCTCTCTCATCACTTTCAACAACGTCTGCTCTCACTGTCAAACTGGAACTAAAAGACGGAAAAGCAGATTTTGCTAAATATTTTGATGACTTCGTGGCTGCCACTTGTAGTAGCTCTGGTCTCACCAGCACCTTTTCTGGCATAGGACACCAGACTGAGCATCCAGTGCGGCCATAA
- the LOC134191470 gene encoding uncharacterized protein LOC134191470 isoform X2 → MARATPSEIRWKVIILWKLFNYTVPQTCKTLGLTRASVYNFRKLYNDTGRVDVNAVRRGRMPKLNEAEATALVEHMKEDPSQHSTDFQDWFFRKFGKKLSKSTIGRYLHTNGYRKGKQRKRWVQVDVSKNESKTDFLKDVAKPDFKGCFENVVNINNVITDMAPAASDASDESGSSSSSQGTTPLQDQSYHPHTFNFENAQSPMNDESMSLDTTMATTALQHLLQHNPLSSLSTTSALTVKLELKDGKADFAKYFDDFVAATCSSSGLTSTFSGIGHQTEHPVRP, encoded by the coding sequence ATGGCTCGTGCAACTCCTAGTGAAATACGCTGGAAAGTCATCATTCTTTGGAAGTTGTTCAACTACACCGTTCCTCAGACCTGTAAAACGTTGGGCCTGACAAGAGCGTCTGTCTACAATTTTCGCAAACTGTACAACGACACCGGCCGGGTGGACGTCAATGCAGTTCGACGGGGCCGCATGCCTAAACTGAACGAAGCAGAGGCAACCGCTCTTGTCGAGCACATGAAAGAAGATCCCAGCCAACACTCGACCGACTTCCAGGACTGGTTCTTCCGCAAATTTGGAAAGAAACTGTCCAAATCCACAATCGGACGCTATTTGCACACAAACGGCTACCGCAAGGGAAAGCAGCGCAAACGGTGGGTGCAAGTGGACGTGAGCAAGAACGAAAGCAAGACCGACTTCCTCAAAGATGTTGCCAAACCAGACTTTAAAGGTTGTTTTGAGAACGTCGTAAACATAAACAATGTTATTACAGACATGGCACCTGCTGCTTCTGATGCCAGTGATGAGTCAggtagcagcagtagcagtcAAGGTACCACTCCCTTGCAAGACCAATCGTATCATCCACACACTTTTAACTTCGAGAATGCCCAATCACCAATGAATGATGAGAGCATGTCACTGGACACGACAATGGCTACGACTGCCCTGCAACATTTGTTACAACACAATCCTCTCTCATCACTTTCAACAACGTCTGCTCTCACTGTCAAACTGGAACTAAAAGACGGAAAAGCAGATTTTGCTAAATATTTTGATGACTTCGTGGCTGCCACTTGTAGTAGCTCTGGTCTCACCAGCACCTTTTCTGGCATAGGACACCAGACTGAGCATCCAGTGCGGCCATAA
- the LOC134191067 gene encoding glucosamine 6-phosphate N-acetyltransferase-like isoform X1, producing the protein MSGKNDKFLFDSSLLYNLDFSQCVCAFNPAVTPERPGDGLVMRPLQIHDYDKGYLDLLSQLTVVGEITRSRFQDQFGAMKKAANHFVVVIEDVTVGKIISSATLLIEHKFIHRASQRGRVEDVVVHEGHRGKQLAKLMLESLRLLSIELGCYKLTLECDEKMRPFYEKFGFKLGSTLFLQLRFFE; encoded by the exons ATGAGC GGGAAAAACGACAAGTTTCTGTTTGATTCATCTCTTCTCTATAATCTAGACTTTTCACAGTGCGTCTGTGCATTCAACCCTGCTGTAACTCCCGAACGTCCCGGTGACGGTTTGGTTATGCGTCCTCTTCAAATCCACGACTACGACAAGG GGTATCTCGATTTGCTCTCACAGTTGACAGTCGTAGGAGAAATTACACGCTCAAGATTTCAAG ATCAATTTGGAGCCATGAAAAAAGCCGCTAATCATTTCGTGGTTGTTATCGAGGATGTAACAGTGGGCAAGATTATTTCAAGTGCAACGCTGCTCATCGAACACAAATTCATCCACAGAGCATCCCAG CGAGGTAGAGTTGAGGATGTGGTAGTCCATGAAGGGCATCGTGGCAAGCAACTTGCTAAACT TATGCTCGAGTCTCTCAGGTTGCTGAGCATCGAACTGGGCTGCTACAAATTGACACTAGAATGTGACGAGAAAATGAGACCCTTTTATGAGAAATTTGGATTCAAACTCGGTTCAACGTTATTTCTCCAACTAAGGTTTTTTGAGTAG
- the LOC134191067 gene encoding glucosamine 6-phosphate N-acetyltransferase-like isoform X2, with the protein MKEIQRVFEWFLSQYCFMVKTINDCVIQQTGMLFIQFDDQFGAMKKAANHFVVVIEDVTVGKIISSATLLIEHKFIHRASQRGRVEDVVVHEGHRGKQLAKLMLESLRLLSIELGCYKLTLECDEKMRPFYEKFGFKLGSTLFLQLRFFE; encoded by the exons ATGAAAGAGATTCAACGCGTATTTGAATGGTTTCTTTCTCAATATTGTTTCATGGTGAAAACAATAAACGATTGCGTCATCCAGCAAACTGGAATGCTTTTTATACAATTTGATG ATCAATTTGGAGCCATGAAAAAAGCCGCTAATCATTTCGTGGTTGTTATCGAGGATGTAACAGTGGGCAAGATTATTTCAAGTGCAACGCTGCTCATCGAACACAAATTCATCCACAGAGCATCCCAG CGAGGTAGAGTTGAGGATGTGGTAGTCCATGAAGGGCATCGTGGCAAGCAACTTGCTAAACT TATGCTCGAGTCTCTCAGGTTGCTGAGCATCGAACTGGGCTGCTACAAATTGACACTAGAATGTGACGAGAAAATGAGACCCTTTTATGAGAAATTTGGATTCAAACTCGGTTCAACGTTATTTCTCCAACTAAGGTTTTTTGAGTAG
- the LOC134191069 gene encoding allograft inflammatory factor 1-like, producing the protein MAEKTNYQGGKAYGELKSRQENELDRTNQEFLTGGKFEDVEDLAERLESYKKQFMEFDENHSGDIDIMELKRMMEKLGQAKTHLELKKMIAEVDTNNTGTIHYHEFLDMMLGKRSSILKLILMFEEKKKEKERPKGLPPKRDLASLP; encoded by the exons ATGGCAGAGAAAACCAACTATCAAG GTGGCAAAGCATATGGAGAACTGAAGAGTCGTCAGGAAAACGAACTGGACAGGACTAATCAA GAATTTCTAACTGGTGGTAAGTTTGAAGATGTAGAAGACTTGGCGGAGAGACTGGAGTCGTACAAGA AACAGTTTATGGAATTTGATGAGAATCACTCAGGAGACATCG ATATTATGGAATTGAAAAGAATGATGGAGAAGCTTGGACAGGCCAAGACTCATCTGGAACTAAAGAAGATGATTGCTGAGgttgacacaaacaacacaggaACAATACATTATCACGAGTTCCTTGACATGATGCTTGGTAAACGCTCATCAATCCTCAAGCT AATTCTCATGTttgaagagaagaagaaggaaAAGGAACGTCCCAAAGGTCTACCTCCTAAGCGAGATCTAGCTTCTCTTCCATGA
- the LOC134191068 gene encoding thioredoxin-like protein 4B — translation MAYLLRRLTTKKEVDNAIKTTEDKVLILRFGRETDSVCRQMDDILEKSQAELENMASIFIVDVDTVPVYTEYFDISLIPATVFFFNAQHMKVDWGTPDHTKFIGSFKIKQNLIDVVETIYRGAMRGKLIVNSPLDSRDVPKYSLLYKDI, via the exons ATGGCCTACTTGTTGCGACGTCTAACAACGAAGAAAGAAGTAGATAATGCAATCAAGACTACCGAAGATAAAGTTTTAATACTGCGATTTGGGCGTGAGACTGATTCAGTGTGTCGCCAGATGGATGATATC ctTGAAAAGTCTCAAGCAGAACTAGAAAACATGGCATCTATTTTCATTGTGGATGTAGACACAGTTCCAGTCTACACAGAATACTTCGATATTAGTCTGATTCCTGCTACGGTGTTTTTCTTCAATGCCCAACACATGAAAGTCGATTGGGG GACTCCCGATCACACCAAATTTATTGGAAGCTTCAAGATCAAGCAGAATCTAATTGATGTGGTAGAAACTATCTACAGAGGTGCCATGCGAGGAAAACTAATTGTAAACAGTCCGTTAGATTCCAGAGATGTTCCCAAATACTCACTCCTTTATAAAGACATATAA